A DNA window from Desulfonatronovibrio magnus contains the following coding sequences:
- a CDS encoding DUF6361 family protein: MFNTSGNPLQIGWIDYSPEHRRKVMTVLQSLAAPGAVDEIGIGQIRDGFSHKLFPGTSTIQTRAKYFFLVPYILMELEKQKNITPNALIQKLNDMELELIEPLLKSGEKGVIGETAGKNLKRKPSSVYWSGLKTFGILRYPHLSLEDYARAVCAVRKENLDIRSMGVSEDVSSQGDDSDAAGTSLTGGFWRCPPPPENWREHISIHLTYEEALHLKQCIIRSSFSKDSLLAFLLQVEPEVFTALEDFGAIGEALELPESIRQDFEMARDFSRFIFGASLRYNLILSEGRNEKARQLWTEWLSSYFVTQRFEHYEPVAPMDYLQISNPALRRFLTQWKKYVLAGNEEDMDSLIVQREIDLKGRQRAKLRNSALYSYKVGDGLRGGKLDFRYSYARDILTDIFKALEGSHAQAG, translated from the coding sequence ATGTTCAACACATCAGGAAACCCACTTCAGATAGGCTGGATCGATTATTCCCCGGAACATCGCCGTAAAGTCATGACAGTCCTTCAGTCCCTTGCTGCACCAGGGGCTGTTGACGAAATTGGAATCGGGCAGATAAGGGACGGATTTTCACACAAGCTGTTCCCTGGTACTTCTACCATTCAGACCAGAGCCAAGTATTTCTTTTTAGTTCCTTATATTCTGATGGAACTGGAGAAACAGAAAAACATCACCCCAAACGCTCTAATACAAAAGCTCAATGATATGGAGCTCGAACTTATTGAACCGCTTTTGAAAAGTGGCGAGAAGGGCGTGATTGGAGAAACAGCCGGAAAAAACCTGAAACGCAAGCCATCCAGCGTTTACTGGAGCGGATTGAAGACATTCGGGATTCTTCGGTATCCGCATCTGTCCCTTGAAGATTACGCCAGGGCTGTGTGTGCAGTAAGAAAAGAAAATCTGGATATTAGATCCATGGGTGTTTCAGAAGATGTCTCCAGCCAGGGAGATGATTCAGATGCAGCCGGCACTTCTCTGACCGGCGGGTTCTGGAGGTGTCCGCCTCCACCTGAAAACTGGCGGGAGCATATCAGCATCCATTTAACATATGAAGAAGCCTTGCATCTCAAGCAGTGCATAATAAGGTCCAGTTTTTCCAAAGACTCACTCCTGGCGTTTCTTTTGCAGGTTGAACCTGAAGTTTTCACGGCTCTGGAGGACTTTGGTGCCATAGGTGAAGCGCTGGAACTTCCTGAAAGCATAAGGCAGGATTTTGAAATGGCCAGGGACTTTTCAAGGTTCATTTTCGGGGCCAGCCTGCGCTATAATTTGATTCTGTCTGAGGGCAGAAATGAAAAAGCCCGGCAATTATGGACAGAATGGCTCAGTTCCTATTTTGTCACCCAGAGGTTTGAGCATTACGAGCCTGTTGCACCCATGGATTACCTGCAAATAAGTAATCCCGCCCTGCGCCGCTTTTTAACCCAGTGGAAGAAATACGTTCTGGCTGGCAATGAAGAGGACATGGATAGCCTTATTGTCCAACGAGAAATTGATCTCAAGGGAAGACAAAGAGCCAAGCTGCGCAATTCAGCCCTTTACAGCTACAAAGTAGGAGATGGTCTGCGTGGAGGAAAGCTGGACTTTCGCTATTCCTATGCCAGGGATATTTTGACTGATATTTTTAAAGCACTGGAGGGCA
- a CDS encoding DUF3427 domain-containing protein: MANKLAYGIYDALLDNRLQSILDQYPELRTVLGKIDTEEQPARYADLVAKVVRQVLREETDSDKRTLICNAILAQLYDGTEQQVNIRQLVSGKKPVLLEITPPNYARSGIPRPHTPMFESSLFTGSPRDPQLVHELLAEMKSADSVDILISFIKWSGLRLLMPAFEDLRDRRVPVRLITTSYMGASDAPAVEWLSRMPNVQARVSYDTQRTRLHAKAYFFKRDSGFSTAYIGSANMSHAAMTSGLEWNLKVTEQDMLHILEKFTAEFETYWNSREFIPFDPDDPGQLREAISRARTSKTRAQVFFDLRPHPFQERILEELERDRNINNQYQNLVVAATGTGKTVIAAFDFHRFFQKKQKQARLLFVAHRQEILEQALDTFRNVLKNHNFGDLLVGQHQAEQVNYLFCSVNMLINRRLWEQVSRDFYDFIIIDEAHHGTAASYRPIFDNFEPEVLLGLTATPERMDGENVLADFGNRITSEIRLPEALEEKLLCPFHYFGVADPISLNEDRFWHHGRYNVAELEKIYTGAHVQARQRLDVVLEALKRYEPELAQIKGVGFCVSIRHAHYMADMFSQHGIPSAALVSGIDNNQCASLLEQLRSGELTFLFTVDKLSEGVDVPDLNVVLFLRPTESLTVFMQQLGRGLRHAPGKDCLTVLDFVGQAHRKYRIDTKLKALLPRHRFSIDREVELDFPHLPPGCSIQLDRISRRHVLENIRENLRNLRVQIPERLQTFENETGKQLTFGNFITHHDYEPERLLVKETWSGWKSKAHLSQIPTDPDLNRLKKALVRIAQINGPREISRLRRIIVHLQDKQIAQALSVAGDSVISIHYRIWAANAGNLDMFSLEDSFTKLSKNPTILADMDEILAWAANTSKIEGKSLNLPFENCLELHARYTSRDINAALGLANLDSTGPTGIGILHAQTIKVYALLITFQKTEHEFSPTTMYADYPISRNRIHWESQSTNTQMGQAGQNLIHHREKGYTVLFFVREQKKSLGVTMPFTFLGPGDLVSYESERPIKMVWDLQHPMPVEMFENNRLGG, from the coding sequence ATGGCCAACAAGCTTGCTTATGGCATTTATGACGCCCTGCTGGATAACCGCCTCCAGAGCATACTGGACCAGTATCCAGAACTGCGAACAGTTCTTGGAAAAATAGATACAGAGGAACAGCCGGCCAGGTATGCGGATCTTGTGGCCAAAGTGGTCAGGCAGGTTCTGCGTGAAGAAACCGACTCAGACAAGAGAACTCTGATTTGCAACGCTATTCTTGCTCAACTGTATGATGGCACTGAACAGCAAGTAAACATAAGACAACTGGTTTCGGGTAAAAAGCCAGTTCTCTTGGAGATAACCCCTCCCAATTATGCAAGGTCAGGCATTCCCAGGCCCCACACGCCAATGTTTGAAAGCAGTCTTTTTACAGGTTCCCCTCGTGACCCTCAGTTAGTCCACGAACTTTTGGCCGAGATGAAATCCGCAGATTCGGTGGATATTCTGATTTCCTTTATCAAGTGGTCAGGGCTGCGTTTGCTCATGCCTGCTTTTGAAGATCTGCGGGACCGTAGAGTGCCTGTGAGGCTCATTACCACTTCTTATATGGGTGCATCAGATGCCCCTGCCGTGGAGTGGCTGTCCCGTATGCCCAATGTTCAGGCCCGTGTTTCATATGATACGCAGCGGACCCGGCTGCATGCCAAGGCTTATTTCTTCAAGCGAGATTCCGGATTTTCCACGGCCTACATCGGATCAGCCAACATGTCCCACGCAGCTATGACCAGCGGCCTGGAATGGAACCTGAAAGTCACTGAACAGGACATGCTGCATATCCTGGAAAAATTTACTGCAGAGTTTGAAACTTACTGGAACAGCCGTGAGTTTATACCCTTTGATCCGGATGATCCCGGGCAGTTGCGCGAAGCGATCAGCAGGGCAAGAACCTCTAAGACCCGGGCTCAGGTGTTCTTTGACTTGAGGCCACACCCTTTTCAGGAGCGTATCCTGGAAGAGTTGGAGCGGGACAGGAACATCAATAATCAATACCAAAACCTGGTTGTAGCTGCTACCGGGACCGGTAAGACAGTAATTGCAGCCTTCGATTTCCATCGTTTTTTCCAGAAAAAGCAAAAACAGGCCAGGCTGTTGTTTGTGGCCCATCGCCAGGAAATTTTGGAACAGGCTTTGGATACCTTCAGAAATGTACTTAAAAATCACAATTTTGGCGATCTTCTCGTTGGTCAGCACCAAGCTGAACAAGTAAATTATCTTTTTTGCTCAGTGAACATGCTTATCAACAGAAGGCTGTGGGAACAGGTGAGCAGGGATTTTTATGATTTTATCATCATTGATGAGGCTCATCACGGCACAGCAGCCAGTTATCGTCCAATATTCGACAATTTTGAGCCTGAGGTGCTTCTGGGCTTGACCGCAACACCGGAACGTATGGACGGGGAAAATGTGCTGGCTGATTTCGGAAATCGCATAACTTCAGAGATCAGGCTGCCTGAAGCCCTGGAAGAAAAACTGCTTTGTCCGTTTCACTATTTTGGTGTGGCTGATCCCATTTCTCTTAATGAGGACCGTTTCTGGCATCACGGCAGATATAACGTGGCTGAACTGGAAAAAATCTATACCGGTGCTCACGTCCAGGCCAGGCAGCGCCTGGATGTAGTCCTTGAGGCTCTGAAACGATACGAACCAGAGCTAGCTCAGATCAAGGGAGTCGGATTTTGTGTATCCATCAGGCATGCACATTACATGGCTGATATGTTCAGCCAGCACGGCATACCTTCAGCAGCGCTGGTATCCGGAATAGACAATAATCAATGCGCCAGCCTACTTGAACAGCTAAGATCTGGAGAGCTTACTTTTCTCTTCACTGTGGATAAGTTGAGCGAAGGAGTGGATGTTCCGGACTTAAATGTGGTCCTGTTTCTAAGGCCCACAGAGAGCCTGACAGTTTTCATGCAGCAGTTGGGGCGAGGTCTGCGTCATGCACCTGGAAAGGACTGCCTGACTGTGCTGGACTTTGTAGGCCAGGCTCACAGGAAGTACCGCATTGATACAAAATTGAAAGCCTTACTTCCCAGGCATCGCTTTTCCATTGACCGGGAAGTGGAGCTGGATTTTCCACATCTCCCCCCTGGTTGTTCCATTCAGCTGGATCGGATATCGCGCCGACATGTACTTGAAAATATCCGCGAAAATTTGCGTAACCTTAGAGTGCAGATCCCTGAGCGCCTCCAGACTTTTGAAAACGAAACCGGAAAGCAGCTGACCTTTGGCAATTTTATCACCCATCATGATTACGAGCCGGAGCGCTTGCTGGTCAAAGAGACCTGGAGCGGCTGGAAGTCAAAAGCGCATTTATCACAAATACCCACTGATCCTGACCTGAACCGCTTAAAGAAAGCCTTGGTAAGAATTGCTCAGATAAATGGACCCCGAGAAATATCCAGGTTGAGAAGAATAATTGTACACTTGCAGGATAAGCAGATTGCCCAGGCCCTTTCAGTTGCCGGGGATTCAGTCATTTCAATTCATTACAGGATCTGGGCAGCCAACGCTGGTAACTTGGACATGTTCTCGCTCGAAGATTCGTTCACCAAGCTTTCCAAGAATCCCACTATCCTTGCTGATATGGACGAAATACTTGCCTGGGCTGCCAATACTTCAAAGATCGAAGGCAAATCACTGAATCTCCCTTTTGAGAACTGCTTGGAGCTTCATGCCAGGTATACCAGTCGAGATATCAATGCCGCCCTGGGACTGGCAAATCTGGATTCAACAGGTCCGACAGGCATCGGTATATTGCATGCCCAAACAATAAAAGTCTATGCCCTGCTGATCACATTTCAAAAAACAGAGCACGAGTTCTCCCCAACCACTATGTATGCTGACTATCCGATAAGCAGGAATCGAATCCATTGGGAGTCCCAATCTACCAACACACAAATGGGTCAGGCCGGCCAAAACCTCATCCATCATCGAGAAAAGGGCTATACTGTGCTTTTCTTTGTCCGGGAACAAAAGAAAAGCCTCGGCGTTACCATGCCCTTTACTTTTTTGGGGCCTGGGGACCTGGTAAGCTATGAAAGCGAACGCCCCATCAAGATGGTCTGGGACCTGCAGCATCCCATGCCAGTGGAGATGTTTGAGAATAATAGGCTTGGTGGATAG
- a CDS encoding (deoxy)nucleoside triphosphate pyrophosphohydrolase produces the protein MKHIHVTCAIIELNGLVLAARRSSSMHLPLKWEFPGGKIRAGEDPGDCLKREIMEELDLEVDIADQLSPSTHTYPDFIVTLYPFICKATTSGFKLAEHAEAAWFPPDRLAGLNWAEADLPVLDAYLATLERKS, from the coding sequence ATGAAACACATCCACGTAACCTGCGCAATTATTGAGCTAAATGGTCTGGTCCTGGCGGCCAGGCGCAGCTCGTCCATGCATCTGCCCCTGAAATGGGAATTTCCCGGGGGCAAGATCAGGGCTGGGGAAGATCCAGGAGACTGCCTAAAAAGGGAGATTATGGAAGAACTGGACCTTGAAGTTGATATTGCTGATCAACTATCTCCTTCAACACATACTTACCCCGACTTTATTGTTACGCTTTATCCTTTCATCTGCAAGGCAACGACCTCCGGATTCAAGCTTGCAGAACATGCAGAAGCTGCCTGGTTCCCGCCGGACAGGCTTGCCGGCCTGAACTGGGCCGAGGCTGATCTGCCGGTCCTTGATGCATACCTTGCAACGCTTGAGAGAAAGAGCTGA
- a CDS encoding HNH endonuclease, protein MSIDYLNKLARLRTDKNRNRWTEATTFRAPHKPFLLLSVMDIAAQSELTSPFIEPTFDLIERFARYWSLIMPVGTTGNMAYPFFHMQSEGFWKLVPKPGMENEIKDRITSSVTRLKSIVVGAEIDQELFLLFSEHKTREELRAVVLHTYFSPEIRQKLLLEASENQEAFEYSQKLLKAAEKIMSYGSEKPASIRDQGFRKAVMTLYAHRCALCGIRMLTPEGHTIVEAAHIRPWSDTNDDRPANGMALCRLCHWSFDRGFMSVGRQYEVLISPLSRQEQNNPGPIMTLEQRPIFRPSDEKHIPDQECLGWHRKEVFRK, encoded by the coding sequence ATGAGTATTGATTATCTTAACAAGCTGGCCCGGCTGCGTACTGATAAAAACCGCAATCGCTGGACCGAGGCCACTACCTTCCGCGCCCCGCACAAGCCCTTTCTGCTTTTGTCGGTTATGGACATTGCCGCCCAGAGCGAACTGACTTCTCCATTTATTGAGCCCACCTTTGACCTCATTGAACGCTTTGCCCGCTACTGGAGTCTGATCATGCCAGTTGGAACAACAGGCAACATGGCTTATCCTTTTTTCCATATGCAGAGCGAGGGTTTCTGGAAGCTGGTGCCGAAGCCCGGTATGGAAAATGAAATCAAAGACAGAATCACTTCTTCAGTAACCCGGCTGAAAAGTATAGTCGTGGGAGCTGAAATTGATCAGGAACTGTTTCTGCTCTTTTCAGAACATAAAACCAGGGAAGAACTCAGGGCTGTTGTTTTGCATACTTATTTTTCTCCGGAAATCAGGCAGAAACTTCTGCTGGAAGCATCAGAAAACCAGGAGGCTTTTGAATACAGTCAGAAGCTCCTTAAGGCCGCAGAAAAGATCATGTCCTATGGTTCTGAAAAACCCGCAAGCATAAGAGACCAAGGGTTCCGCAAGGCGGTCATGACCCTGTACGCTCACCGCTGCGCCCTGTGTGGCATCCGCATGCTTACCCCGGAAGGTCATACAATAGTTGAAGCAGCCCATATAAGACCCTGGTCAGATACAAATGATGATCGCCCGGCCAATGGTATGGCCCTTTGCAGGCTCTGCCACTGGAGTTTTGACCGGGGATTCATGAGTGTGGGCAGGCAATATGAAGTTCTGATTTCCCCTTTGTCCAGGCAGGAACAGAACAATCCCGGTCCCATCATGACCCTGGAGCAGAGGCCTATTTTCAGGCCTTCGGATGAAAAGCATATTCCGGATCAGGAGTGTCTGGGGTGGCATAGGAAAGAGGTGTTCAGGAAGTGA
- a CDS encoding class I SAM-dependent methyltransferase, with protein MSNRFYHTHAQDYFNKTIKVDPSSFLLPLVEHLTPGSKVLDIGCGSGRDMLWLKERGFDCTGLERSPDLAALARDHTGLPVIEADFESYDFSLMNMDGLLLIGALVHLPHERFSPALSNILKALKPGGHALITMKQGQGRQEADDGRMFFLWEKGYLLSILKKMGLICLDFSVQTSQVRKTDTWMSLVLLKEFEQ; from the coding sequence ATGAGCAACCGATTCTACCACACCCATGCCCAAGATTATTTCAACAAGACCATAAAGGTCGATCCTTCCTCATTTCTCCTGCCTCTTGTAGAACACCTTACACCTGGTTCAAAAGTTCTGGATATCGGATGCGGATCAGGCCGCGACATGCTCTGGCTCAAAGAGCGCGGTTTTGACTGTACAGGCCTGGAACGCTCCCCTGACCTGGCCGCCCTGGCCAGGGACCATACCGGCCTGCCCGTGATTGAAGCTGATTTTGAATCCTATGACTTCAGTTTGATGAACATGGACGGGCTCCTGCTCATCGGCGCTCTGGTCCACCTGCCACATGAGCGCTTTTCACCTGCGCTTTCAAATATTCTCAAGGCGTTAAAGCCTGGCGGCCACGCCCTGATCACCATGAAACAGGGGCAGGGCAGGCAGGAAGCAGATGATGGCAGAATGTTTTTCCTTTGGGAGAAGGGGTATCTTTTGAGTATCCTCAAAAAAATGGGCTTGATCTGTCTTGATTTTTCTGTTCAAACTTCACAGGTAAGAAAAACTGATACTTGGATGAGTTTAGTTCTGCTGAAAGAATTTGAACAATAA
- a CDS encoding Zeta toxin family protein, translating into MQKNQGSEFEGLVFQEHKDLPEVETNKTINPKIIIISGPNGAGKTTFAQEFLPGEANCLTFINSDLIAAGLAPFNPDSAAFKAGRLMLEEIFANVGKLRSFSFETTLSGRSYSRHIPEWRSAGYKVKLFYLRLATPELAIVRVKNRVMMGGHDIPEYVIRRRFVRGWENFENIYKKIADEWALYDNSGEGPIIIDEG; encoded by the coding sequence ATGCAGAAAAATCAAGGAAGCGAGTTTGAAGGACTCGTGTTTCAGGAGCACAAAGACCTCCCTGAAGTTGAAACAAATAAAACCATAAATCCGAAAATCATAATTATTTCCGGACCAAACGGTGCAGGTAAAACCACCTTTGCACAGGAGTTCCTTCCTGGTGAGGCAAATTGCCTCACATTCATCAATTCCGACCTGATTGCCGCCGGGCTGGCCCCATTTAATCCTGACAGCGCTGCATTTAAGGCCGGACGCTTGATGCTTGAAGAAATTTTTGCAAATGTTGGTAAATTGCGCAGTTTTTCTTTTGAAACAACCCTGAGCGGGCGTTCATATTCAAGGCATATTCCTGAGTGGAGATCTGCCGGGTATAAGGTCAAGCTTTTTTATCTCAGACTGGCAACGCCTGAGCTGGCAATTGTCAGAGTAAAAAACAGGGTTATGATGGGAGGTCATGATATTCCAGAATATGTTATCCGCAGGAGATTTGTCAGGGGCTGGGAAAATTTCGAAAATATATACAAGAAAATTGCAGATGAATGGGCTTTGTATGATAATTCAGGAGAAGGGCCAATAATCATAGATGAGGGGTAA
- the relB gene encoding type II toxin-antitoxin system RelB family antitoxin, which translates to MLAVRLPEDIEKKLVDLAEKTGRTKTYYAREAIIEHLEDLEDYYLAVHRLENPPERTWSLEELEQEVDLEG; encoded by the coding sequence ATGTTAGCTGTCAGACTGCCTGAAGACATCGAAAAAAAACTCGTTGATCTGGCTGAAAAAACGGGAAGAACAAAGACTTATTATGCCCGTGAAGCAATCATTGAGCACCTGGAAGATCTGGAAGACTATTACCTTGCGGTACACAGGTTAGAGAACCCGCCTGAAAGGACCTGGTCCTTAGAAGAGCTGGAGCAGGAAGTTGATCTGGAAGGTTGA